A region of the Callithrix jacchus isolate 240 chromosome 10, calJac240_pri, whole genome shotgun sequence genome:
cttcttcccctcGCCCTATCCTCAGGATCCTGTGGGAGGCTGTGAATTCTGCTGGgtgcttccttctctcctctctcttcgtGGTGGGGTCCACAGCCAGTTCTCCTGTTGCTCAGAGATGTGGAGGCAGTTGCTAAGAGACAGTGAAACGTCAGTACCTGGCCCTCGAGGAAAAACGGGGAgtgaaaaagggagagaagagggggaaggagggagggagggagagggagagtgcaggaaggggggagggaggggaaagaccTGGCCCTGGCGGAAGCCTTATACCCCAGCAGCCTGGGCACTAGCTGAGTTTCAGAAAGGAGCATTAGGATTCTGTGAACTTTCTTCCAAACATCCTTTCTCTGCGATTTTCCTTTGGGGTGAAAGAAGGGGCAGGGGGACCACAGGACGGGAAATCACGGAAGATGCTGGCCAGGAATCCGGGagacgaggaggaggagaggccGGGGGAGGGGAAGAGCCGGAGAAGCAATCTGTTCTGAAGCAAGCAGGGAGCGAGCGGGGAttccaggaggagggagggagacccGAGTCTGCCTGCCGCAGATTGGTGGCTGTGTCCTTGGAACGGAGTGAGTAGGCTCAAGGGGCCTGTGGGAGTGCAGGGTGAGACCTGGGACTCCGGAAAAATGAGTCTGCATGCAGGGGAGCTGGGGTGATTTCCCGGTGGGCGGGATTGAGGCTCCAAGCGGTAGGAAAATAGCGCCAGACCAAGGGTGAGGGGAGGACCGAGCACAGCAGGTGGGCAAGGGAGGCGCGAGAGGGCACGGGTCTCGGGCGCGAGGTCTTAGGCTCTGGGCGCGGCATCACTCTCGGTCGCTCTGCTGGGGGCAGCGAGCAGGAGAGTGCAGCGTATGAAAAGGGGTGCTGCGATGAGGGGTGTGCGCTGGGGGGGTCGGGGGGGAGAGATGCTGGGGGTCCACTGGGGAGGGGTCAGCAGGATCGCCTGTGCAGAAGGAAGCTGGAGCGAAAACCCCCGGGCGTGAGCGCGGGGCAGGGCAAAATATGGGGGAGTCACAGAAGAATGGTGTGCGCGcctgtgcgtgcgtgtgtgtgtgtgtgtgtgtgtgtaagaggaGACAGGAGCGGGTTTGAAAGGCGTGTGCAAACCCCCAGAGTGTGGATGCATGTTTTCCTTAGGGAGTTGTTCCAGGATGGTGTGTTTGGTACTGATGGGGGTGGGGttatgaaaagaagaagaaaatccatTTAACCCAAGAGAGAAACCCAGAGGAGAAGGGCTGCAGGTTGGGTCAGGGAGGGCTCGCGGGTGACAGCAATGTGAGTGTGGGGTATCAACCTGCCATGGCCCACACCTGAGAGACAGTCAGCAGAGAACTTTGTGGTTGGGGGAccaaagaagggaggaaagaaagagacagagataagACAAGGGTCCTAGGTGAAGGGACAAGGTGGCGTGCAGGGCACAGGATTTCTCTGCCTGAGTGTTTTCCTTGTTGACAGAGGGAATTCGGCCTCCACCTGCTGAATACAGAGCTGCGCTGAGGAAGGCGCTGACTTGGAGAAGTTGCCAAACCAGCCTGCACCTTCAGGACTCATGGTTTCTTCTGGACCCAGAGGCCCAGACAGTGGGCACCACCTGGGGTCCTCCTCTCTTTGGGGAACAAAGAGGCTCCCTGGGGATTCCAGCAGCCACTGAGGCTGAGGAGGCTCATGGAGACTCACTTCCTCCCGGGCTCTCTTCCCAAAACACCCACCCTGGGACCCCCTTGGACTCAAGCCCAGCAGGCCACCAGGACAAATGGCCTCTGAGACCTTCAACACTGGAGATCCAGGTGCAGCCCTGGCTTCCTAATCAGTCCCAGACATGGGACAGGACTTAAGTTTTCTTAGAAGAAATGCCAAGGATCTTTAAAGGGCACCTTTCATCTCCTtcagcccctccctcccagaTGCAGCACCAAGAGGGAACGTCCAGCAGGCATGGGTGAGAGACACACAGAGCATCTGCGGGAACTCTTCCAGGACCTGCTGGCAGCTGACCCAGCCCCATCTCGTCCCCTCCCTCTTTCAGGTTTTGATCATCATTCAAGATCCTGGGGGACCTCGATGGGGTTTCTTGCCCCCTAGGCTCCTGAAGGGGACTGACCGTGGATCTCAGGAAGCCCTCTGGTGCTCAGAGGCTCCTGGGAAAGTCTCTAGCCATGATACCACATGCTCAGAAACCCCACCTTCACAGATGCTGGCCCCTGATGTAGCTGCCTTCCTGTGTCAAAGACTCTCGATTCCATGAACACGGTCCTCATGGGCTCCCTCCAGCACTGCTGTTGTCAGCTGCCTAAGATGGGTGACAGTTGGGCCCAGCTTCCCTGGCCCGGGCCACCCCACCCAGCGATGCTGCTGATCTCTCTCCTCCTGGCAGCCGGGTTGATGCACTCGGATGCTGGCACCAGCTGCCCAGTCCTTTGCACATGCCATAACCAGGTGGTGGATTGTAGCAGCCAGCGGCTATTCTCCGTGCCCCCAGATCTGCCAATGGACACCCGCAACCTCAGCCTGGCCCACAACCGCATCGCAGCGGTGCCGCCTGGCTACCTTACATGCTACGTGGAGCTCCGGGTGCTGGATTTGCGCAACAACTCCTTGATGGAGCTGCCCCGGGACCTCTTCCTCCATGCCAAACGCTTGGCACACCTGGATCTGAGCTACAACAACTTCAGCCACGTGCCAGCCGACATGTTCCAGGAGGCCCATGGGCTGGTTCACATCGACCTTAGCCACAACCCCTGGCTGCGGAGGGTGCACCCCCACGCCTTCCAAGGCCTTGTGCAGCTCCGAGACCTGGACCTTAGCTATGGGGGCCTGTCCTTCCTCAGCCTCGAGGCTCTTGAGGGTCTACCGGGGCTGGTGACCCTGCAGATCGGCGGCAATCCCTGGGTGTGCGGCTGCACCATGGAGCCTCTGCTGAAGTGGCTGCGAAACCGGATCCAGCGCTGTACAGCAGGTAATGGGGGGGCAAGAGGGGGTAGTCAACAGGGAGGGCTTGCCTCAATGGAAGCATAGGCTCCAAAGAAAGGGGAGGGACTTAGAGCCGGAAAGCACCTACTGTGTTTTGTAACGTGGGCCTGCCTCTTTGTACACCAGCTTGGTCAACAGGTTGTTTGTCAAATCCTTGCAATGCGTGGTGAGGCACTAAGGGCCCATTCATTCATGAAATAGATGTCCTTCACCGCTGTGGTGCTCACGACCTAATGAGGCAGACAGGTAATAAACGAGTGGGAGTAGCTCATCCGGGGTGGTTCTGATTGAGCTTTCACCATGACCCAAGATCTTAGCATGCATGATCTTATGGGACCCCCATTTTTATTATACTCATTTCcgggtgaagaaactgagatttagAACAATAAAAAGGCTTGACTAGAATCATGCACTTAGAAAGTGGCAGGGCCatgaaaaaaacaatacaaatataaaaatcaaaaaagcgTCAGGACCATGATTTGACTTCTAAGCCCTGTTCTATTCTACCAGACTGCTTTCGTAGCATTCCATGTGTTGGAAAACGCTCGTATAAATAGTAATGGCTAACTCAATCTCAGCAGAGCTACAACTTCAGTCCCATGCCAACCAACGCATTCCAGGAGGAACTTGAGACCTTAGTACTTCCTATTTACCGGGCCCTCTCCTAAGCACCTGCACCTATCTCTCCCTATCTCCAGAAGAACACTAATGAGGTCCCCActctacagaggaggaaacaggcacagagaggttcagtAGCTCATTTGAAGGTACACAGCTGCTAAGTGTTGAAGCCAGGATTTGAGTCCTAGCAGTCTCCCTGACTATATCCCGAAGAGTCAGGTTCTGGCCTACCGGAAGAGTCAGAGCCTGAGTCCTGGACTGGCCAAAGGGCTGCAGTAGAGTTCCAGGACCTCATACAGCTTCAAGACCTGGACCTCAGCTATGAGAATCTGGCCTTCCTCCGATTCAAGGCTCTGAGCAGTGTAAACTCTGGGCACAG
Encoded here:
- the LRRC55 gene encoding leucine-rich repeat-containing protein 55; translated protein: MNTVLMGSLQHCCCQLPKMGDSWAQLPWPGPPHPAMLLISLLLAAGLMHSDAGTSCPVLCTCHNQVVDCSSQRLFSVPPDLPMDTRNLSLAHNRIAAVPPGYLTCYVELRVLDLRNNSLMELPRDLFLHAKRLAHLDLSYNNFSHVPADMFQEAHGLVHIDLSHNPWLRRVHPHAFQGLVQLRDLDLSYGGLSFLSLEALEGLPGLVTLQIGGNPWVCGCTMEPLLKWLRNRIQRCTADSQLAECRAPPEVEGAPLFSLTEESFKACHLTLTLDDYLFIAFVGFVVSIASVATNFLLGITANCCHRWSKASEEEEI